One window of the Thamnophis elegans isolate rThaEle1 chromosome 6, rThaEle1.pri, whole genome shotgun sequence genome contains the following:
- the LOC116510279 gene encoding olfactory receptor 51G2-like: MTSSNKTDSSPIFLLTGFPGLEKHHFWISIPICSMYLIAITGNCAILFVLKTDQTLHEPMYYFLSLLALSDLGLSFASLPTMLSVLWFNHRMIYFDACLVQMYFIHTFSIVESGILLSMAFDRLVAIWNPLRYTSLLTYEMVIKIGVGVTLRAALLVFPTSFLLKRLEYGRMNVLSYSFCLHQDILKVVLSDRRISSIYGLMVVVSSMVLDSVLLVLSYVMILKTVLSIASKAERLRALNTCISHICAVLTFYTPMIGLSMIHRYGKNASPVVHILMANVYLLVPPLMNPIVYSIKTKQIRMRIFKSLLKSKESTMTS; this comes from the coding sequence ATGACATCCTCTAATAAAACTGACAGCTCCCCAATTTTCCTCCTGACAGGCTTTCCTGGATTAGAAAAACACCACTTCTGGATTTCCATTCCTATCTGCTCCATGTACCTAATAGCCATTACAGGGAACTGCGCCATCCTCTTTGTCCTCAAGACAGATCAAACACTCCATGAGCCCATGTACTATTTCCTTTCTTTGCTGGCCCTCTCAGACCTGGGCTTATCTTTTGCTTCTTTGCCCACGATGCTAAGTGTCTTGTGGTTCAATCACCGTATGATCTATTTCGATGCCTGCTTGGTCCAGATGTACTTCATCCATACCTTCTCCATTGTTGAGTCTGGTATTCTACTCTCTATGGCCTTTGATCGCTTGGTGGCCATCTGGAACCCTCTGAGATACACAAGCCTTTTGACCTATGAGATGGTCATCAAGATTGGAGTGGGAGTGACTCTTCGAGCTGCTTTACTTGTGTTCCCAACCTCCTTTCTCCTAAAGCGTCTGGAGTATGGAAGGATGAATGTCCTCTCTTATTCTTTCTGCTTGCACCAGGATATTCTGAAGGTAGTGCTCTCAGACAGAAGAATTAGCAGCATCTATGGCTTGATGGTAGTGGTGTCTTCTATGGTTCTTGACTCTGTATTGCTTGTTTTGTCATATGTTATGATCCTCAAAACCGTGTTaagtattgcctctaaggcagagcGTCTCCGGGCGTTGAATACCTGCATCTCCCATATCTGTGCTGTCCTAACCTTCTATACACCAATGATTGGACTCTCCATGATCCATCGATATGGGAAAAATGCTTCCCCGGTTGTTCACATCCTCATGGCCAATGTCTATCTTTTAGTACCACCCCTTATGAACCCCATTGTGTACAGTATAAAAACCAAACAAATTCGGATGAGAATCTTTAAAAGTCTACTGAAAAGTAAAGAGTCAACTATGACCTCTTAG